From a single Streptomyces liliifuscus genomic region:
- the pyrF gene encoding orotidine-5'-phosphate decarboxylase yields the protein MTEPFGSRLRRAMDERGPLCVGIDPHASLLADWGLNDDIAGLERFSRTVVEALADRVAVLKPQSAFFERFGSRGIAVLEKSVEEARAAGALVVMDAKRGDIGSTMAAYASAFLEKGSPLFSDALTVSPYLGYGSLKPAVDLARESGSGLFVLALTSNPEGGEVQHAVRPEDTALRNVGATMLAHLAEENAGETPMGSFGAVVGATLGDLSSYDLDINGPLLAPGIGAQGATPADLPGVFGAAVHRVVPNVSRGVLRHGPDIGSLRASSDLFAEQIRAAVAAAQGFK from the coding sequence ATGACCGAGCCCTTCGGATCGCGGCTGCGCCGCGCCATGGACGAGCGTGGGCCGCTGTGCGTCGGGATCGACCCGCACGCCTCCCTGCTCGCGGACTGGGGTCTGAACGACGACATCGCGGGTCTTGAGCGCTTCAGCCGCACCGTCGTCGAGGCCCTGGCCGACCGGGTGGCCGTGCTCAAGCCCCAGAGCGCGTTCTTCGAGCGCTTCGGGTCGCGCGGTATCGCCGTACTGGAGAAGTCGGTCGAGGAGGCGCGGGCGGCCGGTGCGCTGGTCGTCATGGACGCCAAGCGCGGCGACATCGGCTCGACCATGGCGGCGTACGCCTCCGCCTTCCTGGAGAAGGGCTCGCCGCTCTTCTCGGACGCGCTCACCGTGTCGCCGTATCTCGGCTACGGATCACTGAAGCCTGCGGTCGACCTCGCGCGGGAGAGCGGCTCGGGACTGTTCGTGCTCGCGCTGACCTCCAACCCGGAGGGCGGCGAGGTGCAGCACGCGGTGCGCCCCGAGGACACGGCTCTGCGGAACGTGGGCGCGACGATGCTGGCCCATCTCGCCGAGGAGAACGCGGGGGAGACCCCGATGGGCTCCTTCGGGGCGGTCGTCGGCGCCACGCTCGGCGATCTGTCCTCGTACGACCTCGACATCAACGGCCCGCTCCTCGCGCCCGGAATCGGTGCCCAGGGGGCCACGCCGGCCGATCTGCCGGGCGTGTTCGGCGCGGCGGTGCACCGGGTGGTCCCGAACGTCAGCAGGGGTGTTCTGCGTCACGGACCCGACATCGGCTCGCTACGCGCGTCATCGGACCTCTTCGCCGAGCAGATCAGGGCGGCCGTGGCGGCTGCCCAGGGGTTTAAGTGA
- a CDS encoding integration host factor — MALPPLTPEQRAAALEKAAAARRERAEVKNRLKHSGASLHEVIKQGQENDVIGKMKVSALLESLPGVGKVRAKQIMERLGISESRRVRGLGSNQIASLEREFGGGAA; from the coding sequence GTGGCTCTTCCGCCCCTTACCCCTGAACAGCGCGCAGCCGCGCTCGAAAAGGCCGCCGCGGCTCGCCGGGAGCGGGCCGAGGTCAAGAATCGACTCAAGCACTCCGGCGCCTCCCTTCACGAGGTCATCAAGCAGGGCCAGGAGAACGACGTCATCGGCAAGATGAAGGTCTCCGCCCTCCTGGAGTCCCTGCCGGGCGTGGGCAAGGTCCGCGCCAAGCAGATCATGGAGCGACTTGGCATCTCCGAGAGCCGCCGTGTGCGCGGTCTCGGCTCCAACCAGATCGCGTCTCTTGAGCGCGAGTTCGGCGGCGGTGCTGCCTGA
- the gmk gene encoding guanylate kinase: MAATPRGTTPVPPDVRPRLTVLSGPSGVGKSTVVAHMRKEHPEVWLSVSATTRKPRPGEKHGVHYFFVSDEEMDKLIANGELLEWAEFAGNRYGTPRKAVLERLESGEPVLLEIDLQGARQVRESMSDALLVFLAPPSWEELVRRLTGRGTEPPEVIERRLEAAKIELAAEPEFDVTLVNTSVEDVARELLALMEVV; encoded by the coding sequence ATGGCTGCAACACCCCGGGGGACGACCCCCGTACCCCCGGACGTACGTCCGCGGCTGACCGTGCTCTCCGGCCCCTCGGGGGTCGGCAAGAGCACGGTCGTCGCCCATATGCGCAAGGAACACCCCGAGGTCTGGCTCTCGGTGTCGGCCACGACCCGCAAGCCGCGCCCCGGGGAGAAGCACGGTGTCCACTACTTCTTCGTCAGTGACGAGGAGATGGACAAGCTGATCGCCAACGGCGAACTGCTCGAATGGGCGGAGTTCGCGGGCAACCGCTACGGGACACCGCGCAAGGCCGTGCTCGAACGGCTGGAGTCGGGCGAGCCGGTCCTCCTGGAGATCGATCTCCAGGGAGCCCGGCAGGTCCGCGAGTCCATGTCGGACGCTCTGCTGGTGTTCCTGGCTCCCCCCTCCTGGGAGGAGCTCGTGCGCAGACTCACCGGGCGGGGCACCGAGCCGCCCGAGGTGATCGAGCGCCGGCTGGAGGCCGCCAAGATCGAACTGGCGGCCGAGCCGGAGTTCGACGTGACCCTGGTCAACACCTCCGTCGAGGACGTGGCGCGCGAGCTGCTAGCCTTGATGGAAGTTGTTTGA
- the rpoZ gene encoding DNA-directed RNA polymerase subunit omega → MSSSITTPEGIINPPIDELLEATDSKYSLVIYAAKRARQINAYYSQLGEGLLEYVGPLVDTHVHEKPLSIALREINAGLLTSEAVEGPAQ, encoded by the coding sequence GTGTCCTCTTCCATCACCACGCCCGAGGGCATCATCAACCCTCCGATCGACGAGCTCCTCGAGGCAACCGACTCGAAGTACAGCCTCGTGATCTACGCCGCCAAGCGCGCGCGCCAGATCAACGCGTACTACTCGCAGCTCGGTGAAGGCCTCCTTGAGTACGTCGGTCCCCTCGTCGACACCCACGTCCACGAGAAGCCGCTCTCGATCGCCCTGCGCGAGATCAACGCGGGTCTCCTGACGTCGGAGGCCGTCGAAGGCCCGGCGCAGTAA
- the coaBC gene encoding bifunctional phosphopantothenoylcysteine decarboxylase/phosphopantothenate--cysteine ligase CoaBC: MDKPKVVLGVSGGIAAYKACELLRRLTESGHDVRVVPTESALHFVGAATWSALSGHPVSTEVWSDVHEVPHVRIGQGADLVVVAPATADMLAKAAHGLADDLLTNTLLTARCPVVFAPAMHTEMWEHPATQENVATLRRRGAVVIDPAVGRLTGVDTGKGRLPEPSEIFEVCRRVLARGVTEPDLAGRHVVVSAGGTREPLDPVRFLGNRSSGKQGYALARTAAARGARVTLIAANTGMPDPAGVDVVQVGTAVQLREAVLKAAPDADAVVMAAAVADFRPAAYAAGKIKKKDGQEPEPIVLVRNPDILAEISADRARPGQVVVGFAAETDDVLANGRTKLQRKGCDLLVVNEVGERKTFGSEENEAVVLGADGSETPVPYGPKEALAETVWDLVARRIG; this comes from the coding sequence GTGGACAAGCCGAAGGTCGTACTGGGGGTCAGCGGTGGCATCGCCGCGTACAAGGCATGTGAGCTGCTGCGGAGACTGACGGAGTCGGGACACGACGTGCGCGTCGTGCCGACGGAGTCCGCGCTGCACTTCGTCGGCGCCGCGACCTGGTCCGCGCTCTCCGGCCACCCCGTGTCCACCGAGGTCTGGTCGGACGTCCACGAGGTGCCACACGTCCGCATCGGACAGGGGGCCGACCTGGTCGTCGTCGCCCCCGCCACCGCGGACATGCTCGCGAAGGCCGCCCACGGCCTCGCCGACGACCTGCTGACGAACACGCTGCTCACCGCCCGGTGCCCGGTCGTCTTCGCCCCCGCCATGCACACCGAGATGTGGGAGCACCCGGCCACCCAGGAGAACGTGGCGACGCTGCGCCGCCGCGGCGCCGTCGTCATCGACCCCGCGGTGGGGCGCCTGACCGGTGTGGACACCGGCAAGGGGCGGCTGCCCGAGCCGTCGGAGATCTTCGAGGTCTGCCGCAGGGTGCTCGCGCGCGGCGTCACCGAGCCCGACCTCGCCGGCCGTCACGTCGTCGTCAGCGCCGGCGGCACACGCGAACCGCTCGACCCCGTCCGCTTCCTCGGCAACCGCTCCTCCGGGAAGCAGGGGTACGCCCTCGCGCGCACCGCTGCCGCCCGGGGCGCCCGGGTCACGCTGATCGCCGCGAACACCGGCATGCCGGACCCGGCCGGTGTCGACGTCGTACAGGTCGGGACCGCCGTGCAACTGCGCGAGGCCGTGCTCAAGGCGGCGCCGGACGCCGACGCCGTGGTGATGGCGGCGGCGGTCGCCGACTTCCGGCCGGCGGCATACGCGGCCGGAAAGATCAAGAAGAAGGACGGCCAGGAACCGGAGCCGATCGTTCTGGTCCGTAATCCGGACATCCTCGCGGAGATCTCGGCGGACCGCGCCCGCCCGGGCCAGGTGGTCGTCGGTTTCGCCGCCGAGACGGACGACGTGCTGGCCAACGGCCGGACGAAGCTCCAACGCAAGGGCTGCGACCTCCTGGTGGTGAACGAGGTCGGCGAACGCAAGACCTTCGGCTCCGAGGAGAACGAGGCGGTCGTGCTCGGCGCCGACGGAAGCGAGACCCCGGTGCCGTACGGGCCCAAGGAAGCCCTGGCCGAGACCGTGTGGGATCTGGTGGCGCGTCGCATCGGGTGA
- the metK gene encoding methionine adenosyltransferase produces the protein MSRRLFTSESVTEGHPDKIADQISDTILDALLREDPKSRVAVETLITTGLVHVAGEVTTKAYAPIAQLVRDKILEIGYDSSKKGFDGASCGVSVSIGSQSPDIAQGVDTAYEKRVEGDEDELDKQGAGDQGLMFGYATDETPALMPLPIHLAHRLSRRLSEVRKNGTIPYLRPDGKTQVTIEYDGDKAVRLDTVVVSSQHASDIDLDSLLAPDIREFVVEPELKALLDDGIKLETEGYRLLVNPTGRFEIGGPMGDAGLTGRKIIIDTYGGMARHGGGAFSGKDPSKVDRSAAYAMRWVAKNVVAAGLATRCEVQVAYAIGKAEPVGLFVETFGTAKIDAEKIETAITEVFDLRPAAIIRDLDLLRPIYAQTAAYGHFGRELPEFTWEKTDRVDALRKAAGL, from the coding sequence GTGTCCCGTCGCCTGTTCACCTCGGAGTCTGTGACCGAGGGTCACCCCGACAAGATCGCTGACCAGATCAGTGACACCATTCTCGATGCGCTTCTGCGCGAGGACCCGAAGTCCAGGGTCGCCGTGGAGACGCTGATCACCACCGGCCTGGTGCACGTGGCCGGAGAGGTCACCACCAAGGCGTACGCGCCGATCGCGCAGCTCGTGCGCGACAAGATCCTCGAGATCGGCTACGACTCCTCGAAGAAGGGCTTCGACGGCGCGTCCTGTGGCGTATCGGTGTCCATCGGCTCGCAGTCGCCCGACATCGCGCAGGGCGTCGACACGGCGTACGAGAAGCGTGTCGAGGGTGACGAGGACGAGCTCGACAAGCAGGGCGCCGGCGACCAGGGCCTGATGTTCGGCTACGCGACGGACGAGACGCCGGCGCTGATGCCGCTCCCGATCCACCTCGCGCACCGACTCTCGCGCCGCCTCTCCGAGGTCCGCAAGAACGGGACGATCCCGTACCTCCGCCCGGACGGCAAGACCCAGGTCACCATCGAGTACGACGGCGACAAGGCGGTCCGTCTGGACACGGTCGTCGTCTCCTCGCAGCACGCGTCGGACATCGACCTGGACTCCCTCCTGGCCCCCGACATCCGCGAGTTCGTGGTCGAGCCGGAGCTGAAGGCACTCCTCGACGACGGCATCAAGCTGGAGACCGAGGGCTACCGCCTGCTGGTCAACCCGACCGGCCGCTTCGAGATCGGCGGCCCGATGGGCGACGCCGGCCTCACCGGCCGCAAGATCATCATCGACACCTACGGCGGCATGGCCCGCCACGGCGGCGGCGCCTTCTCGGGCAAGGACCCGTCCAAGGTCGACCGCTCCGCCGCGTACGCCATGCGCTGGGTCGCGAAGAACGTCGTCGCCGCGGGCCTCGCCACCCGCTGCGAGGTCCAGGTCGCCTACGCCATCGGCAAGGCCGAGCCCGTCGGCCTCTTCGTCGAGACGTTCGGCACCGCCAAGATCGACGCCGAGAAGATCGAGACGGCCATCACCGAGGTCTTCGACCTCCGCCCGGCCGCGATCATCCGCGACCTCGACCTGCTCCGCCCGATCTACGCCCAGACCGCCGCGTACGGCCACTTCGGCCGTGAGCTGCCCGAGTTCACCTGGGAGAAGACGGACCGGGTGGACGCGCTGCGGAAGGCTGCGGGGCTGTAG
- a CDS encoding ABC transporter substrate-binding protein, with amino-acid sequence MNETIGSYINEALGGVHSGEGHQFNFYLRAAESRLREQASKRRLTIAQSDRNHLYQRFVPPPRLQQAREELRRSHTVLVDGLPGSGRRTAALMLLHELSASRGSLHELPDTADDRTASPLDTHDINDGDRLLLDLSGVDESRYVAVQQVLSDFRSSILSHDAHLAVVLPHHLNYLLQSNLRRFTVEIGRPAAKRVFVRHLRCEDILPSAEEGGGHDLASYLAQAPLRDVSELADRIKRCRNTSGAERGFSHWLSESLAGQHNQTARVAADISTGHGGRQRALLLSLAMFHGTPPGIVLQATNALLGILSHPPDPAPRLDRADLHAEFTGIGAETLPDGQVQFRRAGYDRAVREHFWTFMPDIRRQLRDWFRTCLTEPALTQLDRRKAVERFAEQSLRTGRPEDLTWLAEQWTRRGARAHLVADAAQVLALGLDHDQYGRTFRQQIYDWATSTETSPGLKGVLIVVCSETMGRSHPDQALVRLHHLARRANGQVRVNAQDALLRLAKSDSRLYRRLLDRLSAGIDQSQWAADFELFLALADPTRLTGSRTVRESLTASWTAVLRRPVGSWATPVGHWLDTCTDRRHRDRSLAILVAACAADSRVSGHLYRVALGWQRSDARGPETRADTVSCLLQRINAAQGIEPYEQAV; translated from the coding sequence GTGAACGAAACGATCGGCTCGTACATCAATGAGGCGCTCGGCGGGGTTCACAGCGGTGAGGGGCATCAGTTCAACTTCTATCTCCGTGCTGCCGAATCACGGTTGCGGGAGCAGGCGAGCAAGCGGCGCCTCACCATCGCGCAGAGCGATCGCAATCATCTCTACCAACGGTTCGTACCGCCCCCGCGTCTGCAGCAGGCCCGCGAAGAGCTTCGCCGCTCGCACACGGTGCTCGTCGATGGGCTCCCGGGCAGCGGCCGACGTACTGCGGCGCTGATGCTGCTCCACGAGCTCTCCGCAAGCCGAGGTAGCCTCCATGAGCTACCCGACACGGCGGACGACAGAACCGCGTCGCCGCTCGACACCCATGACATCAACGACGGCGACCGGCTTCTCCTGGACCTGTCCGGGGTCGACGAGTCGCGCTATGTGGCCGTGCAACAGGTGCTCTCTGACTTCCGCAGCAGCATCCTCAGTCACGACGCCCATCTCGCGGTGGTGCTGCCGCATCACCTGAACTACCTCCTCCAGAGCAATCTGCGACGGTTCACCGTGGAGATCGGCCGCCCTGCGGCGAAGAGGGTGTTCGTCCGCCATCTGCGGTGCGAGGACATCCTGCCATCGGCGGAAGAAGGCGGCGGTCACGACTTGGCCTCGTACCTGGCCCAGGCACCTCTGCGGGACGTGTCGGAGCTGGCCGATCGGATCAAGCGCTGCCGGAACACCTCGGGAGCCGAACGCGGCTTCTCACACTGGCTCTCCGAGTCCCTCGCCGGTCAACACAACCAGACCGCACGTGTCGCGGCGGACATCTCCACCGGGCACGGCGGCAGGCAAAGGGCACTTCTGCTGTCCCTCGCAATGTTCCACGGCACCCCTCCGGGGATCGTGCTCCAGGCCACGAATGCCCTGCTCGGAATCCTCAGCCACCCGCCGGATCCCGCGCCCCGGCTCGACCGGGCCGACCTTCACGCGGAGTTCACCGGTATCGGAGCCGAGACCCTGCCGGACGGTCAGGTGCAGTTCCGGCGTGCTGGATACGATCGTGCCGTCCGGGAGCACTTCTGGACCTTCATGCCCGACATCCGCAGGCAACTGCGCGACTGGTTCAGGACGTGTCTGACCGAGCCCGCTCTCACTCAGCTCGACCGGAGGAAGGCGGTGGAGCGGTTCGCCGAGCAGAGCCTGCGTACGGGCCGTCCCGAGGATCTGACCTGGCTCGCGGAGCAATGGACAAGGCGGGGTGCTCGGGCCCATCTCGTCGCCGACGCCGCGCAGGTGCTGGCGCTGGGACTGGACCACGACCAGTACGGGCGTACCTTCCGGCAGCAGATCTACGACTGGGCGACGAGCACGGAGACGAGTCCGGGGCTGAAAGGGGTCCTCATCGTCGTGTGCTCCGAGACGATGGGCCGCTCACACCCTGATCAGGCACTCGTCCGGCTGCATCATCTGGCCCGCAGAGCGAACGGCCAGGTGCGAGTGAATGCCCAAGACGCGCTGTTGCGCCTGGCGAAGAGTGACAGCCGGCTCTACCGCCGCCTGCTGGACCGACTGAGCGCGGGCATCGACCAGAGCCAGTGGGCAGCGGACTTCGAGCTTTTCCTGGCACTCGCCGATCCGACACGGCTCACCGGATCCCGGACCGTGAGGGAGTCTCTCACCGCGAGTTGGACCGCGGTGCTGAGGCGACCCGTCGGCTCCTGGGCCACGCCCGTGGGCCACTGGCTCGACACGTGCACGGACCGCCGTCACCGCGACCGCTCGCTTGCGATTCTCGTGGCGGCCTGTGCGGCGGACAGCCGCGTCTCCGGCCACCTCTACCGCGTCGCTCTCGGCTGGCAGCGCAGTGATGCCCGCGGCCCCGAAACACGCGCGGACACCGTCTCCTGCCTGCTCCAGAGGATCAACGCCGCTCAAGGCATCGAGCCCTACGAACAAGCCGTCTGA
- a CDS encoding toll/interleukin-1 receptor domain-containing protein, translating into MHEIFINYRTKGGKAVAYGCDDRLSTRFGPDSVFLARKSIAPGNNYVETLDQAARRSQVLLAVIDEEWLDAPDRHQPAKRALDNPQDWVRREIEEALSSGALVVPLLIGRHVEQLDPHRLPSSLGELAECQYVRIDLHTMDSDLTGLGDRLVQQVPGLAALDRQTRPDDATVPDQEPTVRNDHQSGGIGQVSGSVGTFVNDAHGPLHTGRGNLYGGSHISGDGSNHFAGDNRGGIRQRFGPRAPREGDEQ; encoded by the coding sequence GTGCACGAGATCTTCATCAACTACCGGACCAAAGGCGGCAAGGCAGTCGCGTACGGGTGCGACGACAGGCTGTCCACCAGGTTCGGCCCGGACAGCGTCTTCCTCGCCAGGAAGTCCATCGCCCCTGGCAACAACTACGTCGAGACCCTGGACCAGGCAGCCCGGCGCAGTCAAGTTCTGCTCGCGGTCATCGACGAGGAGTGGCTCGATGCCCCTGATCGGCATCAGCCCGCCAAGAGGGCGCTGGACAACCCCCAGGACTGGGTGCGACGAGAGATCGAGGAGGCGCTGTCCTCCGGCGCGCTGGTCGTTCCCCTGCTGATCGGCCGACACGTGGAACAGCTCGATCCGCATCGCCTGCCCTCGTCGCTCGGCGAACTCGCCGAGTGCCAGTACGTACGCATCGACCTGCACACCATGGACTCGGATCTGACCGGGCTCGGCGACCGCCTCGTACAACAGGTACCTGGACTGGCAGCGCTGGACCGCCAGACCCGACCCGACGATGCCACGGTGCCCGACCAAGAGCCGACGGTCCGCAATGACCACCAGAGTGGTGGAATCGGCCAGGTCTCGGGGTCGGTCGGCACCTTCGTGAACGACGCCCACGGTCCGCTGCACACAGGTCGGGGCAACCTGTACGGCGGCTCTCACATCAGCGGTGACGGTTCGAACCACTTCGCCGGGGACAACCGGGGCGGCATACGTCAGCGGTTCGGCCCGCGCGCTCCTCGCGAGGGCGACGAACAGTGA
- a CDS encoding helix-turn-helix domain-containing protein codes for MLEQSHDFGQELRRRRMAAQLSLEQLGQRVHYSKSQLSKVERGLKRPSPELARLCDAQLKADGALAELVPVECSRPPLPRPVHDDEVWLMQLGKDGSSSFRPVTRRDVIAAGATSVLTMRAGDPRLQSSVDEGSETVVDASRLMFDQFRRFGQASGPASVLPSLIAQTHSLEQLALRTGPRTRRSLLILASRYAEYAGWMAQECGDDASALWWTERAVQLANAGQDTGLAMYAHVRGSLISLYRGDVAQAAQLATRALESTAPSRVRGLAAQHLAQSRAVEGDYDSCMRSLDRARELLAQDGADADQPVLGASHVPDVVSMFTGWCLYDLGRPRQAAESLDVETRRIPEHALRTRARYGVRRALAHAGAGDIDQACAVAGDILPCVRLTRSATVSADLRRLSHTLRRHSRQASVRALAPELGSALAFSTAS; via the coding sequence GTGCTGGAGCAGTCGCACGACTTCGGGCAGGAACTACGTAGGCGCCGCATGGCCGCTCAGTTGTCACTGGAACAACTCGGACAGCGTGTGCACTACAGCAAGAGCCAGCTCAGCAAGGTGGAGCGAGGTCTCAAGCGTCCGTCACCAGAGCTGGCACGGCTGTGCGACGCCCAGCTGAAGGCGGACGGCGCGCTGGCCGAGCTCGTACCCGTCGAATGCTCCCGACCGCCTCTGCCCCGTCCCGTTCATGACGATGAGGTGTGGTTGATGCAATTGGGCAAGGACGGTTCGAGCTCATTCCGGCCTGTGACGCGGCGCGACGTCATCGCCGCCGGAGCCACGTCCGTACTGACCATGCGAGCAGGTGATCCACGGCTCCAGTCCTCGGTCGACGAGGGATCCGAGACGGTCGTCGACGCGTCCCGTCTCATGTTCGACCAGTTCCGGCGCTTCGGCCAGGCTTCAGGGCCGGCCAGCGTCCTGCCCTCGCTCATCGCGCAGACCCACAGCCTGGAGCAGCTCGCTCTGCGCACCGGTCCCCGTACCCGACGCTCACTCCTGATCCTGGCCTCGCGATATGCCGAATACGCCGGGTGGATGGCGCAGGAGTGCGGCGACGACGCGTCGGCGCTGTGGTGGACCGAGCGGGCAGTGCAACTGGCGAACGCGGGCCAGGACACCGGTCTGGCCATGTACGCACACGTCCGGGGCTCATTGATCAGCCTGTACCGAGGAGACGTCGCCCAGGCCGCTCAACTCGCCACCCGCGCCCTGGAGAGCACGGCACCATCTCGCGTCCGTGGGCTCGCGGCGCAGCATCTCGCGCAGAGCAGAGCCGTCGAAGGCGACTACGACTCGTGCATGCGCAGTCTGGACCGAGCGCGTGAGCTGCTCGCACAGGACGGAGCGGATGCCGATCAGCCCGTGCTCGGCGCGTCCCACGTACCCGATGTGGTCTCGATGTTCACAGGGTGGTGTCTGTACGACCTCGGACGTCCGCGGCAGGCTGCCGAGTCGCTCGACGTGGAGACCCGACGGATTCCGGAGCATGCCCTGCGGACCCGGGCCCGATACGGCGTCCGGCGCGCGCTGGCCCATGCAGGGGCCGGTGATATCGACCAGGCATGCGCGGTCGCGGGCGACATCCTTCCCTGCGTACGGCTCACACGCTCCGCGACCGTCTCCGCGGATCTCCGTCGGCTGTCGCACACGCTCAGGCGGCACTCCCGTCAGGCCTCAGTACGAGCACTCGCCCCGGAGCTGGGCTCCGCACTGGCTTTCAGCACCGCTTCCTAG
- a CDS encoding primosomal protein N' — protein sequence MSSADGRGEGGAEGAPPEQLALIRDAVRKAPRAKPRTWRGAAVAKELPVARVLVDKGVLHLDRYFDYAVPEELDADAQPGVRVRVRFGAGRHRVREGRREGGGLIDGFLIERLAESDYSGPLAALAQVVSPEPVLSEELLGLARAVADRYAGSLADVLQLAVPPRNARAEQKPSPEPLPVPEAPGVGSWARYSRGAAFVESLAGGGAPRAVWNALPGPGWAEELARAVGATLASGRGALVVVPDGRAVSRVDAALTSVLGEGQHAVLTAEAGPEKRYRQWLAVRRGSVRAVVGTRAAMFAPVRNLGLVAMWDDGDGSHSELHAPQPHAREVLLLRAAHDKCGFLLGSWSCTVEAAQLVESGWAAPIVAEREQVRGAAPLVRTVGDGDLARDEAARAARLPTLAWQVVREGLKQGPVLVQVPRRGYVPRMACAQCRAAARCRHCAGPLEGQDAGGLRCGWCGRDEPEWRCPECGGFRLRAQVVGARRTAEELGRAFPAVPVRTSGREQILDTVPGAPALVVSTPGAEPVAEGGYAAALLLDGWAMLGRPDLRAGEDALRRWIGAAALVRGQRDGGTVVVVAEPTLRPVQALVRWDPVGHAVRELAERAELGFPPVSRMAAVSGTAEALAGFLAAVELPREAEVLGPVPVAPADPGRPRRTGAPPVGEPWERALIRVPPGKGAALASALKNAQAARMARGGSGGSAGGGGSDVVRIRVDPPDIG from the coding sequence GTGAGCAGCGCGGATGGGCGTGGGGAAGGTGGGGCCGAGGGTGCCCCGCCCGAGCAGCTTGCGTTGATTCGGGATGCCGTGCGGAAGGCGCCGCGGGCCAAGCCGCGGACCTGGCGGGGGGCCGCGGTCGCCAAGGAGCTGCCCGTGGCGCGGGTGCTCGTCGACAAGGGTGTGCTGCATCTCGACCGGTACTTCGACTATGCCGTGCCCGAAGAGCTCGACGCCGATGCACAACCGGGGGTGCGGGTGCGGGTGCGGTTCGGGGCCGGGCGGCATCGCGTGCGGGAGGGGCGGCGCGAGGGCGGGGGGCTGATCGACGGGTTCCTGATCGAGCGACTGGCCGAGTCCGACTACTCCGGGCCGCTGGCCGCCCTCGCTCAAGTCGTCTCGCCCGAGCCTGTGTTGAGCGAGGAGTTGCTGGGGCTCGCCCGGGCCGTCGCCGATCGGTACGCGGGGAGTCTGGCCGATGTGCTCCAGCTGGCCGTGCCGCCGCGCAACGCCAGAGCCGAGCAGAAGCCGTCGCCCGAGCCGTTGCCGGTTCCCGAGGCTCCCGGGGTCGGGTCCTGGGCCCGGTACTCGCGGGGGGCCGCCTTTGTCGAGTCGCTCGCGGGCGGCGGGGCGCCCCGGGCCGTGTGGAATGCGCTGCCGGGGCCCGGCTGGGCCGAGGAGTTGGCGCGGGCCGTGGGGGCGACGCTCGCCTCGGGCCGTGGCGCGCTCGTCGTCGTGCCGGACGGGCGGGCCGTCAGCCGGGTCGACGCCGCGCTGACCTCGGTGCTGGGCGAGGGGCAGCACGCCGTGCTCACCGCCGAGGCCGGACCCGAGAAGCGGTACCGGCAGTGGCTCGCGGTGCGGCGTGGGTCCGTACGGGCTGTTGTGGGGACCAGGGCCGCCATGTTCGCGCCTGTGCGGAATCTGGGGCTTGTCGCCATGTGGGACGACGGGGACGGCAGCCACAGCGAGCTGCACGCCCCCCAGCCGCATGCGCGGGAGGTGCTGTTGCTGCGGGCCGCACACGACAAGTGCGGGTTCCTGCTGGGGAGTTGGAGCTGCACTGTCGAGGCCGCGCAGCTCGTGGAGAGCGGTTGGGCGGCTCCGATCGTTGCCGAGCGGGAGCAGGTGCGGGGGGCGGCTCCGCTCGTACGGACCGTGGGAGACGGGGATCTCGCGCGCGACGAGGCGGCGCGCGCCGCACGGCTGCCCACCCTCGCCTGGCAGGTCGTACGGGAGGGGCTGAAGCAGGGGCCGGTGCTGGTGCAGGTGCCACGGCGTGGCTATGTGCCGCGGATGGCCTGTGCACAGTGCCGGGCGGCTGCTCGGTGTCGGCACTGTGCCGGGCCGTTGGAGGGACAGGATGCCGGCGGGCTGCGGTGTGGGTGGTGCGGGCGGGACGAGCCGGAGTGGCGCTGTCCCGAGTGCGGTGGGTTCCGGTTGCGGGCGCAGGTCGTGGGGGCGCGGCGGACCGCCGAGGAGCTCGGGCGGGCCTTTCCGGCCGTCCCTGTACGGACGTCGGGGCGCGAGCAGATCCTGGACACGGTGCCGGGAGCGCCCGCGCTGGTCGTCAGCACGCCGGGCGCTGAACCCGTGGCCGAGGGCGGGTACGCGGCCGCGCTGCTGCTCGACGGCTGGGCGATGCTGGGGCGGCCCGATCTGCGGGCCGGCGAGGACGCGTTGCGGCGGTGGATCGGGGCGGCGGCGCTCGTGCGGGGGCAGCGGGACGGCGGCACCGTGGTGGTCGTCGCCGAGCCGACGCTGCGGCCGGTGCAGGCGCTGGTGCGGTGGGATCCGGTGGGGCACGCCGTCCGTGAGCTGGCCGAGCGTGCCGAGCTGGGCTTCCCGCCCGTGTCGCGGATGGCTGCCGTGTCCGGGACGGCGGAGGCGCTCGCCGGATTCCTGGCCGCCGTCGAACTGCCGCGTGAGGCCGAGGTGTTGGGGCCCGTGCCGGTGGCTCCGGCGGATCCCGGGCGGCCACGGCGGACTGGGGCACCACCGGTGGGTGAGCCGTGGGAGCGGGCGCTGATCAGGGTGCCGCCGGGCAAGGGGGCCGCGTTGGCCTCCGCGCTGAAGAACGCTCAGGCGGCTCGGATGGCGCGTGGGGGGAGCGGTGGCAGTGCGGGCGGCGGGGGGAGTGACGTGGTGCGGATTCGGGTCGACCCGCCGGATATCGGGTGA